The DNA segment GAGGGTGTCCCGGAACAGCGGCTCGAGCGTCCGCGGGGAGCACGCCGCGACGACCACCCGGTTCAGCCCCTTCTCCCTGGCGAGATCGGTGATCTCCTTGGCGGAGTTCGTGGCGCACGAGAAGAGCTGGTTGGTGGCGAAGACGACGTTCGGCATCAGCCTCGCCGCCTCGACGGTCGACGGGACGTCGACGACGCTCGAGATGTTGGCCCCGCAGTGGCACACGAAGACGCCGATCCTGGGCTCCTCCGCGGACACGTCCTTCTCCGGCGGATAGACGCGCTCGGTGGTCAGCTTCCCCCGCCGGCGGTCGAGGAGCTCTCCGGCCTGGGCGCCGGCGCCGCTCGCCGAGAAGACCGACTCCGGGATGTCCGTGGGCCCCTGGAAGGCGCCGCTCACGAAGATCCCCGGCCGGCTCGCCTGCATGGGGTTGGCGTCGCGCGCCGCGGCGAACCCGTGCGCGTCGAGCGCGATGCCGAGCTTGCCCGCGAGCGCCTCGCGATCGGCGGGGGGGTTCAGCCCGACGGACAACACCACCATGTCGCACTCGTCCTCCTGCACGCCGTCCTCGAAGGTGGAGTACCGCACGACGACGTTCTTGCTCCCGGCGACCTCCCTGTCGACGGACGTGTAGCTGCGGACGAACCGGACCCCGGGGAGCGCCTCCGCCCGCTGGTAGTACCGCTCGAAGTCCTTCCCGTGGGCCCGGATGTCGTTGTGGAAGATCGTGCACTCGGCCTCGGGATCGTGATCCTTGGTCAGGATCACCTGCTTCTGCGTGTACGTGCAGCACACGCCGGAGCAGTAGCTGTTCTCCCCCGGGGTGACCCGCCGCGAGCCGACGCACTGGATCCAGGCGATCTTCTTGGGGTGCTTCTTGTCGGAGGCTCGCAGGATCTGGCCCTCGTACGGGCCGGTGGCGGACAGCAGGCGCTCGAAGTCCATGCTGGTCACCACGTTCTCCATCTTCCCGTAGCCGTACTCCTCGACGAGCGCGGGATCGAACGGCTCGATGCCCGCGGCCAGGACGATCGCCCCCACGTTGACTTCCGTCCTCTCGGTCGTCTGCCTGAAATCGATCGCCCCGTTCTTGCAGACGGCGCTGCAGATGTCGCACTTCCCCTCCTTGAGGCGGAGGCAGCTGTCGTCGATGTACGCGACGAGCGGGATCGCCTGGGAGAAGAACACGTGGACGGCCTTGTTGTCCGAGATCTCCTGGTTGAACCTGTCGGGGTACTCCTTCGGGCAGTACTGCACGCAGGTCTTGCACCCCGTGCACTTGTCCTCGACGATGTACCTGGGCCTCGTGGTCAGCGTGACCTTGAAGTCCCCTGCGCAGCCGTCCACGGCGTCCACGTCAGTGAACGTCAGGACCTCGATATTCGGATGCCGGCCGACCTCGACCAGTTTCGGTGAAAGAATTCACATCGAACAGTCGTTGGTCGGGAAGGTCTTGTCGAGCTGCGCCATGTGGCCGCCGATGCTCGGGCCTTTCTCGACCAGGTAGACCTTGAACCCGGCGGTCGCGAGATCGAGCGCCGCCTGGATGCCGCTGATCCCGCCACCGACGACCATCACATCCCCGAAGCTCCCGTTTTTCATCCCTCAAATCACTTCCTGGACAATCTCCGTGATGTCCTTGACCACGATCTTGTCCTCGCACTCCAGGTTCAGCCTGGAGTCCTCGAACATGGTGATGCAGTACGGGCAGGCGGTCGCCAGCACCTCGGCGCCGACGCCCATCGCCTGCTCGATCCGGAGGTTGGAGAAACGCTCGCCCTTCGGCGTGTCCATCCAGATCCGCCCGCCGCCGCCCCCGCAGCAGAGGCTCCCCTGGCGGGAGTTGGGCATCTCGGCGAGCTCGAGCCCGCCGACCTTCTTCAGGATCCCGCGCGGCTCGTCGTAGATGCCGTTGTGGCGGCCCAGGTAGCACGGGTCGTGGTACGTCACCCGCTTCCCGTACTCGCCCTTGAGCTCGAGCCGCCCCTCCTCGATGAGGCCGAAGAGGAGCTGGGACATGTGGAGCACCTCGAAGCGCACCATGAGCTCCGGGTACTGGTTCTTGAACGCCTCGTAACAGTGCGGCGACGAGACGACGATCTTCTTCACGCCGGCGTCGACGAACGCCTTGATGTTCTCCTTGGCGAGCCCCTTGTAGACCTCCTCGGCGCCGGTCTTGCGGATGCTCTCGCCGCAGCAGCTCTCCTTTGTGCCCAGGATGCCGAAGTCGACGCCGGCCTTGTTCAGGATGGCGGCCGTCGCCCGTGCGACCTTCTTCATCCGCGGGTCGTAGCTCGAGTAGCAGCACCCGAAATACAGCACCTCGGTTCCCTCGGCGAACGGCTTGACGCCGAGCTCCTTGGCCCAGTCCGCGCGCTTCGCGCGCTCCTCGTTCAGCGGGTTGCCCTCGGTGGTGAGGCTGCCGCGCACGGCGCGCGCGGGTTTCGCGGAAGCCGGAAAGACGTCGTAGCTCGACGCGAGGCGGCGCAGGGCGATCCCGACGTCGATCTGCTTCACGCCCCGCGGGCAGCGATCGGGGCAGGTGCCGCAGGTCGTGCAGCGCCAGACGTCCTCGCTCTCGATCTCGGTCAGGCCGAACGCGGCCTCCCGGACGATCTTGCGCATGCTGAAGCTGCGGACCCTGTTCCACGGGCAGACGACGTCGCACTTGCCGCACTGGAAGCACAGCTTGGCGATGTCGCCGCCGGCCTGCTTGATCTCGTCGATCACTTCCTGGAACGGGGCGACTGTTTCCAACTCTTCCAAGACCCTCTCCCTTCGCCCTAGCCCTCTTGGCCCTTCTTCGACATCCGGGCCACCGTGTCCGCGATCTTCCGCAGACCGTACTTGTTCGCCAGCGACTCCAGCCCGATCTCCAGGTCCTCCGGCTTCTGCTGCTCCTCCTCCTCGGCCGCCTCCTCCCGCTCCTCGTAGATCAGGGCGTCGTTGATGCACCACTTGACGCAGAGCGGCTGCTCCTCGCCCTCGCACATGTCGCACTTCAGCGGGAGGCCGGAGTCGGGCTCCTTGAAGAAGTCCCTGGACGGGCAGGAGGCCCGGCAGAAGGCGCACTCGTCGTACTCCTTGCCGTCGATCGTGTACTTGTCCCGGCCCGCGCACTCGGCGACGACGTAGTCCCCGGCGTACACCGGGACGTAGAGATCCCGGAGCGGATCGTGGATCACCCGGATGCGGGCCCGCGCCGTGTTGTTGCTCGAGTACTTCGGCGAGGCGTGGAAGGCGGAGCAGACCACCTCGCACGCCCTGCAGCCGTTGCACTTGTCGACGTCGATCCGGATCGTCTTCACCTTCTTCGTCGTGTTCTCGGCCATCACGCTTCGCTCCCCGCCGTCTCGGTCAAGATGCCCCGCTTCTGGAAGTCGTCGGCGACGTAGCCCAGGGACAGCTCGTGCAGGGACTCCTTCGTCGGGACGCCGTCGGCGTTCCAGCCCTTGAACTTGTAGTACTCGTCGAGCAGCTTCGCCTCGAGCTCCGGGAACCTGTTCTTCCAGTGATCCGTCGGCGGCTTCTCGTCGGCCCGCCGCATGCCCCTGCGCACGTTGACCGCGCGCACCAGGGTCCGGTTCCGCTTGGCGATGTGCTTGAGGCTCGGCGTGTCCATCTCCATGCCGGTCGCCGCGGAGATGAAGCTCGGCAGGTTGTGCAGGTGGTACGGCGGCTTCAGCGGGAACGACGACAGGCCCGCGCACAGCCCGAGCGCGTCGTCGATGTGGTGCATCTGCTCCTGCCAGTTGACGATCTCGCAGGTGGCCTCGGGGGGCGGGTAGTGGGGGATCGACTTCTCGCCGCGCGGCTCCCACTCCAGCAGCCACTGCTTGAACCGCTCGTCCGGGACGTGGATCCAGTCCTTCACGAACTCCTCCCGCTCCTCGACCGTGAGGAACGGCGCCTGCGGGAAGTTCCCCTCGATCTGGGTGATGTTGATCTTCTCGCCGGTCGAGTACATGAGGAAGTAGATCGGGTTGAGCATCCCGAGCTTGAGCGGCAGCTGCTCGTGCTTCTTGATGTTGTTGTGCGCGTACTCCTCGGCGCCCTTGCCGATCCGCTGCGCGGCCCAGTGCGTGCCGTCGGCGAGGACGTCGCCGATCCCCTCGCGCCGGACGATCCTATCCAGCAGCCAGACGAACCGCCCCTCGTTGTCGACCGGCATCCCGGGGAAGTCGGCTTCGGTCAGGATGCCCGCCTCGAGGAGCTCGAGGCCGAACGCCATGACCTGCGGCGCCGAGAACCCGTCGACCCCGTACTCCGTGGCCGTCCGCGCGATCTTCAGGCCGAACTCCAGGTCCGTCATCGAGGCCATCGTGTACGTGAGCTTCGAGAAGCACTTCATCATGTAGGTCGGATGCCCGGGGACCGAGATCGTCGCCCCGCACTTCATCGGGCAGTTGTAGCAGCTGATGAGCCGCGTCCGCATGCTCTCCAGCGTGTCCTTCCAGTTCGCCGCGATCTCCGGGGTCCAGAACCCCTTCCGCCGCAGGCGGGAATTGCCCCACATGAAGTTCTCGGTGTGCCACTTCTCGTCGTGGACGTTCATCTCCGCCGGCGAGCCGAGCCCGGCCAGGATCGGCATCACCCCGGGGATCGGGTGCCCGTCCCGCGCCTTGATGTACTTCAGCACGCCGTCGCACAGCTCCATGAACTCCGCCGGGCGCGCGACGTTGACGTCCCTCGTCCCGCGGACGACGATCGCCTTCAGCCCCTTGTCCCCCATGACGGCGCCCATCCCGCCGCGGCTGGCGCTCGACCGTCCCTGCTCGACGGACGCGAAGAAGACGCGGTTCTCGCCGGCCATGCCGATGGCCGCGACCTGCGCCCGCGGCTCCTTCAGCTCCTTCTTGATGATCTCGGCGGTGTCGATGGCGCCCTTGCCGCGGAGGTGGGAGGCGTCGCGCAGCTCCACCTTGTCGTTGTGGATCCACAGATAGACCAAGCTGGGAGACCTGCCGCGGATGATCACCTTGTCGTAGCCGGCGTACTTCAGCTCCGGCGCCAGGAACCCGCCCATCATCGAGTACGCCATCAGGCGTGTCTGCGGAGAGAACGTGGAGACGATCGTCCGGTTCGCGCCGGGCGCGGGCGTGCCGCACAGGAGGCCCGTGCTGAAGATCAGCAGGTTCTCGTCGGAGAACGGCTCTGTCTCCGGCGGGACCCGGTCCCACAGCGTCTTGGCGTTGGTGCCCAACCCGCCCAGGTGCAGATCGGTCAGCTTCGGGTCGGTCGCAACCCTCTCGATGTTGCCTCTCGTGAGATCGACTTCCAGGTTGTAACCCGTCTCTGCAAACCTCATTTGATTTCCTTTTCCGTTTTTCGAATCCGCCTCTTCCACCCGTCCCCGTTGGACTTGACCAGAATTCGAATTCAGTCAATATGTCCCAAAGTCACGCGGGCCGCAAGGGAAGAAAGCGCGGAGAGAACAGCGTCGTGGTCAAAAAGATCAATGAAAAGGACGATTTCGACAATGACGGCTCCAGGCGCGACGCGATCCTGAAGGCGGCCTGGGACCTCATCAAGCACTACGGCTACAACAAGACGACCATCGACGACATCGCGCGCCGCGTCGGCATCGGCAAGGGCACGCTCTACCTCCATTTCAAGTCCAAATCCGAAATCATGCTCAGCCTGACGGACCGCACGAACGAGCGGATCGTCGCCAGGCTCGAGGAGATCGCGGCGACCGACGCGCCGCCGCGGGACAGGCTGCGCGCGTGCCTCCTCCACCGGGTGATGGCGCTCTACGACATCGTCGATCGCCACCCGCACAGCGAGGACGTGATCGCGAAGATGATGCCCGACGTCGTCGAACGGCTCGACCACTACGTCCGGCGGCACGGCGAGATCCTCGGCGGCATCGTGCGCGAGGGGTGCGGCGCGGGCGCCTTCCGGTCCGCCGATCCGGTCGCCGCCGGGCACCTCCTCGCCGACCTGTTCGAGTTCCTGACTCCGCCGTACTACCGCTTCTCGTCCCGGGAGTCGCTCGAAAGGTTCGCGAATCAGGTGGTGGATCTGGTGCTCGCCGGATTGTAGTATGTCCCCTGCGAAAGACGCGAAAGGAGAACCCCCAATGGCAGAAGAGAAGAAGAAGCCCTCGTTCAAGAAGATCATGGCGGCGGACGCGATGAAGAAGGTGATGGCCAACCACTTCTACGACCTCAACAACGCCGTGAAGGCCGGCGGTCCCAAGATCGCGTGGTGCACGAGCGTGGGCCCCGCAGAGCTGCTGCGCGCCATGGGGTTCCTCGTCTACTTCCCGGAGAACCACGGCGCGGTGCTCGGCGCGACGCGGACCGCGATGGACTACATCCCCATCGCCAACGCGGTCGGCTACTCGCCGGAGATCTGCTCGTACCTGACGAGCGACGTCGGGGCGTACCTCAAGGGCGAGACGCCCTTGTCCAAGCAGTACAAGGAGATCACGTCGGTGCCGAAGCCGGACGTGCTCGTCTACAACACGAACCAGTGCCGCGACGTGAAGGACTGGTTCCAGTGGTACGGCCGCAGGCTGAACGTCCCGTGCGTCGGCATCGAGACGTTCCGCAACATCGGCGACGTCGGAGCGGACGAGGTCAAGGCGATCTCGGCGCAGATCCAGGAGCTCGTCCCGACGCTCGAGAAGATCTCCGGCGCGAAGCTAGACATCGACAAGCTCCGCGAGGTCGTGGGCCTGTCGCGGCGCTGTTCCGATCTCTGGAAGGCGGTGCTCGAGACCGCCGCCGCGATCCCGAGCCCGTTCACGTTCTTCGACGGCACGATCCACATGGGCCCCGCCGTGGTGGCGCGCGGCACGCAGGAGGCGGTCGACTACTACGAGCTGCTCCTGCCGGAGCTCAAGAAGCGCATCGCGGACGGCGTCTCGGCGGTCGAGGGCGAGAAGCACCGCATCTACTGGGACGGCATGCCGGTCTGGGGCAAGCTCCGCGAGCTCTCCACCCTCTTCCTCGAGCAGCAGGCGTGCGTCGTGGCGTCCACGTACTGCAACTCCTGGGTCTTCACCGCCCTGGACGCCAAGGATCCTTTCGACTCCATGGCCCGCGCCTACACGGAGCTATTCATCGTGCGGTCCGACGACGCCAAGGAGAAGTACATCGAGCGGATGCGCGAGCTGTTCAAGTTCGACGGCATCCTGTTCCACGACTCCAAGACCTGCCCGAACAACTCGAACAATAGGTACGGCATGCCGCAGCGGCTCGCCGAGAAGCTGCACATCCCGAGCGTGGTCATCCACGGCGATCTCAACGACCTGCGCTGCTACAGCGAGGAGCAGGCCGTCACGCAGATCGAGGCGTTCATCGAGCAACTCGAGGGAAAGAAGTAGGATGCCGGGACCGCTCTTCGCCGGCGTCGACGTCGGGGCGTCCGCCACGAAGGTCGCGCTCGTCGACGCGGCGGGCGCGCTCGTCGGCAGGGCGATCCTGCCGAGCGGCGTGGACTTCGCGGCGGCGGGCGAGACGGCGCTCGACATGGCGCTCGGCGGATCCGGCGCGGCCCGCGGGGACGTCGTCCGCGCGGTCTCCTCCGGGTACGGCCGCAAGAACGTGGCGTTCGCGACCTCGTCGAAGACCGAGATCGCGTGCCACGCCCGAGGCGCGCACTTCTTCTTCCCGCGGGCGATCACGGTCATCGACATCGGCGGGCAGGACAACAAGATCATCAAGCTCGACGACGCCGGCAACCGGCTCGACTTCAAGATGAACCGCAAGTGCGCGGCGGGCACGGGCTCCTTCCTCGAGGAGATCGCGCGGCGCATCGGCGTGCAGGTCGAGGAGATGGAGGCGCTCGCGCAGAAGAGCACGCGGCGCGTGGAGATCGGCTCGTTCTGCACCGTGTTCAGCGCCACCGAGATCCTCGCCCTCGTGCGCCGCGGCGAGCAGGTGCCCGACATCGTGCGGGGCGCGTTCCTATCGGTCGTCAAGCGCGTGACCGAGATGGATCCGCTCGAGGGCGAGGTGATCGCCACGGGCGGCGTGGTGGCGCACAACCCCACGATCGTGGAGCTCCTGTCCGAGGCGATCGGCCGCCCGGTGCTCACCCCTCCCGAGCCGCAGCTCACCGGCGCGATCGGCGCCGCGCTGTTCGCGAGGGACTGAGGTCGAACGTCGATCGAGGGCGGCCGGGCGTGATGTCGTAGGTGAGCTCGGTGTCGCCCCGCGCGAGGCACGCCAGCTCGTCGTCGCCGTCGAGGAGGTGGACGTCGACGTCCGCGGGCGCCGCGGCCTCGACGGTGACCGTCAGCGTCCCCGACGCGTCCAGCAGGAGGAGGTAGACGTCCTCCGGGCCGGACTCGTCGGCCGCCGAGCAGTTGTAGAGATCGAAGGCGCTCTCCTCCGAGATCGCGGTGTCCCCGGCGGCGGAGAACGGCAGGGCGTCGACGAGGAACGGGCAGCGGTGCGATCCGTCCCGCTCGGCGCAGGGCTCGAAGATCTCGGGCGCGAGGTCGCGGGCGTCGAGCAGGAAGTAGTCGACGCCGTCGCCCTCCTCGGTCCAGGCGCTCATGATGAACTCGGTCCAGTCCGCCATTCCGGCCAGCACCTGGCACCCCGCCGACCACATGCCCACGCGCACCGCGCCGAGCGGCCCGTCCACGCACGCGAGGTGGATATTGTGGGCGCTCCCCTCCCGGTCGAAGTCGAGCGGCGTCGCTGGGGGCAGCCACCCGTTGCGATCGCCATCCCAGTGGCCGTTCGAGTTGGCGTCGTCGCGCACGCGGTAGGCGTCGTCGCCCATGTGCAGCGCGTTGTAGGTGTCCTGGTGCCAACCGCAGGTGTGGTGGTAGCGCATGTTCGGGCGCAGCGACAACATCGTGTCGTAGGCGTAGGCCCCGGTGTCGAGCCCGGCGGGGAACTCACGGACGTGCGCCGCGCCGTCGCCGTCGATCCAGAGCAGCGCCAGCGTGTCGTTGAACAGGTCGGGCGCGTTGCCGTGCCAGGTGAACGTCCCGGGGTACGCGCCGCGCAGCCCGATCACGGTGCGCACCTCGGGCGTGGCGTCGAGCGGGACGCCCGTCGTCGCCTCGGCGAGAGCGCGGTACAGATCGTACGCCTCGTCCTCCGTGAGGTAGTACGCCCCGTCCCGGAGCTCGAAGCACCGCGTCGGCTCGGTCCACGGGGCGCGCGGCGAGCGCCTTGCCGGCCGAGAAGACCTCCTCGTAGCAGAAGCCGCAGTCCGCGGCGTCCGGGCCGGTGTCCGTCTCCGTGTCGCCATCGGTACCGCCGTCCTCGTCCGGAGCGCCGTTCCGCGCGCCGTCGTCGCACGCGGCGGCGGGGAGCAGGATCGCGACGACGAGCAGGGCCCGCGACAGTCCATGAGGCATGCCGGGTCTCCTCTCCTTTGTGTCCCATCGGAGCATATCAGAATCGTGTTGAACTTCCTTTCTCGACTTGTAGAATCGCGACTGGCTCTCGCCTCGAAAAAACGGAGGAAATCATGCTAGACGGGCTGTTCAGACCTCGTTCCGTCGCCATCATCGGCGCGTCCGCGAACCCGCTCTCCATCGGGCACATCGTTTTGCGCAACCTGACGGAGTTCGGCTTCCAGGGGCCGATCTTCCCGATCAACCCCAAGACGCCGCAGATCCGCAGCTTCAAGTGCTACAAGTCCGTCCTGGACGTCCCGGATGAGATCGACCTCGTGAACATCTCCATCGCGGCGAAGCTGCTCCCGTCGGTCATCGAGGAGTGCGGCAAGAAGGGCGTCAAGTTCGCGATCGTCCACTCCGCCGGCTTCAAGGAGATGGGCCCCGAGGGGATCAAGCGCGAGCAGGAGCTCGTCGCGATGGCGAACAGCCACGGCATCCGGATCTTCGGGCCGAACTCGCAGGGCGTGCAGAACTCCGCCCCCGAGGTGTCCGTCTACGCGAACTTCACCTTCGTGCCGATGAAGCCGGGCAACATCTCGATCCTGGCGCAGAGCGGCGGCGTGGGCGAGATGCTCAAGCTGCACCTGCACAACGTCGGCCTCGGCCACCGCATGTACGCGTCGTACGGCAACGAGAGCGACCTCACGATGCCGGAGATCCTCGAGTACTACGGCAAGGACGACGGCACCCGCGCCATCATGGTGCAGATCGAGAGCTTCAAGAACCCGGCGAAGTTCCTCGAGGTGGCGTCGGCGATCACGCCGAACAAGCCGATCCTGGCGATCAAGGCCGGCCAGACGCGGGAGGGCTCGGTGGCGGTGTGCTCCCATACGGGGAGCCTCGTCGACCAGGGCGTCATGGCGACCGCGATGTTCCGCAAGTCGGGCGTGCTCGAGTTCCGCGACACGGACGAGATGATCAAGGCCGCCATCGCGATGTCCTCGCAGGAGCCGCCTCCCGGGCGCCGCGTCGGGCTCGTCACGAACACCGGCGGGCCGGGTGTGCAGGCCGTGGACGAGGCGATCACGCGCGGCCTCACGCTCGCCGTCTGGTCCGACGAGGGCAAGGCGAAGCTGCGCGCGGGGCTCCACCCCGAGGCGAGCGTCGGCAACCCGGTCGACGTCGTCGCGACGGGCGGTCCGGAGCACTACAGGCTCGCGATCGAGACGCTGCTCGCGGAGAAGGAGACCGACATGGTGCTCGTCTTCTTCGTGACCGCGCCGTTCGTGGACCTCGACAAGATCGCGGCCGAGATCAAGAACGCGCTGGCGACCTCGAAGAAGCCGGTCGTGGCGGTCATCGAGACGAGCGAGAAGTGGTACAGCCTGATCAAGAACCTGCGCGCCGGCGGCGTGCCGGTCTACGAGTTCCCCGAGGACGGGGCGCGCGCGCTCGCGGCGATGGCGAAGTACTCGGACATCCGGGCGCGCAAGACAGAAGCTGCGCCGGAGCTCAAGGTCGACAAGGCCAAGGCCGAGGGGATCGTGAAGCGCTTCGCGGGCAAGGACGCGTACCTGCCGCAGGCGGAGGCGTTCGACCTGCTCGCGGCGTACGGCGTGCCGGTGCCGAAGATCGCCCTCATCGCCGCCGACGGCGACGTGGCGGCCGCGGCCAAGAAGGTCGGCTTCCCGTGCGTCCTCAAGGTCGACTCGACCGAGGTCGTCCACAAGTCCGACGCGGGCGGCGTGCAGCTCAACATCAAGGACGAGGCCGCGCTCGCGGCGGCGTTCAAGTCGATGCGCGACAAGTTCTCGGGCGCCAAGGCGACGTTCGTGGCCATGGAGCAGAAGCCCGTCGGCCGCGAGGTGATCATCGGCGTGACCGAGGCGCCCGGCCTCGGCTCGCTCGTCATGTTCGGGTTGGGCGGCATCTTCGTCGAGGTGATGAAGGACGTCATCTTCGGCGTGTCCCCGCTCTCGAAGCCCGAGGCGGACGAGATGATCCGCGGCATCAAGGGGTTCCCGATGCTCGAGGGCGTGCGCGGCGAGAGGGGCGTCGATCTCAAGGCGCTCGAGGATCTCCTGTGCCGGGTCTCGCGGCTCGCGGCCGACTTCCCGTCCATCGTCGAGATGGATCTCAACCCGATCTTCACCTACCCGGCCGGCACCTCTCCGGCCGCGGTCGACGTCCGCATGAAGGTCCGGTAGCGACCCGTTCCTGAACCTCGTTCCGCCACCAACCCACTTAACAAACCAAGAAGCCGCGTGCCGCCTTTCCGAGGGAGCTCTTCATTTTTTCGGCAACCCTGCACTCCTACCGAAAGTCGGCGCTGATCTACGACTACACGTACCGGTTCTGCCGGCGCTTCCTCGCCAGAAGCGATCGCACGATCGACCAGATGGTGCAGGCGGCTCGTTCGGGGAAGCAGAACCTCGTCGAGGGCAGCAAGGCGGCCGCGACCTCCAGGGAGATGGAGATCAAGCTCACGAACGTGGCGAGGGCGTCCTTGGAGGAGCTCCTCGAGGATTTCAGGGATTTCCTCGCCGTGCGGGATCTTCGGGAGTGGAGCAAGGACGAGCCGGAGGCGCGCCGCATCCGTCACCTCGGCGCGCAGGATCCGCTCCCGGCCGAGTCGTTCAGGGAGATCGTCGAGACTGGCCCGGCCGAAGTCGTCGCGAACACGGCGATATGCCTGATACACCAGGCCAACTTCCTGATTGATCGGCAGGTCCAGAAGCTCTTGCGAGAGTTCGTCGAAGACGGTGGGCTTCGCGAACGCATGACGAGGGCTCGGTTGGAGGCGAGGCGGAGAAAATGGGAATGGGAAGAAGGGGAGTCATGAGATCCATGGGATCACTGGCCGCTCCCATGATTCCCATGCTTCCTATGATTCCCATCCTCTTCTCTTCCCCGAGGCGACTACAGAACCCGAAGCGGTTGCTGTTGCCACCGGCCTGCCGTTTCGGCATGATGTCGGGCAAACACCGGCACGGAGAAGGACTTCGTCACCCGATCATGGGCGTGAGTTCCAATGACCCACTGGATTCCCCTCGCCATCGTCGCCGCGTACCTCGTCGTCCTCTTCGCCGCCACGTGGTGGTCGCAGAAGCTGACCAAGCGATCCGGCGGCGGGCTCGTCGGCTACCTGATGGCCGGCCGGCAGCTCCCGGCCACGGTCGCGGCCGCGCTCCTCGCGGGGCTCGCCGTCGGGGGTGCCTCGACCATCGGGGTCGCGGAACAGGCGTACAAAGTGGGCTTCTCCGCCGGGTGGTACAACGCCGCCTGGGCCGCGGGCGCCTTCGTCTTCGCGTTCGTCGCCGCCAGGCGCTATCGGCGGACCGGCCTCACGACCCTGCCCGAGATGTTCGAGCGCTGCTACAGCAGGACCGGGCGAATCCTCGGCGTGGTCGGCCAGCTCGCGATCCAGGTCGTGATACCTCGCTCCAGTACGTCGCGGGCGGCGCCATCCTCTCGTCGCTCATGCCGGAGATCTTCTCTTTCCAGATGGGCATGTGCGTGACGGCGTTGGTGTTCGTCGGGATCACGCTCATCGGCGGCTTCTGGGCCGCGGGGCTCACCAACGTCATCAATGTGGTTGTCATCTA comes from the Pseudomonadota bacterium genome and includes:
- a CDS encoding 2-hydroxyacyl-CoA dehydratase family protein — its product is MAEEKKKPSFKKIMAADAMKKVMANHFYDLNNAVKAGGPKIAWCTSVGPAELLRAMGFLVYFPENHGAVLGATRTAMDYIPIANAVGYSPEICSYLTSDVGAYLKGETPLSKQYKEITSVPKPDVLVYNTNQCRDVKDWFQWYGRRLNVPCVGIETFRNIGDVGADEVKAISAQIQELVPTLEKISGAKLDIDKLREVVGLSRRCSDLWKAVLETAAAIPSPFTFFDGTIHMGPAVVARGTQEAVDYYELLLPELKKRIADGVSAVEGEKHRIYWDGMPVWGKLRELSTLFLEQQACVVASTYCNSWVFTALDAKDPFDSMARAYTELFIVRSDDAKEKYIERMRELFKFDGILFHDSKTCPNNSNNRYGMPQRLAEKLHIPSVVIHGDLNDLRCYSEEQAVTQIEAFIEQLEGKK
- a CDS encoding acyl-CoA dehydratase activase; its protein translation is MPGPLFAGVDVGASATKVALVDAAGALVGRAILPSGVDFAAAGETALDMALGGSGAARGDVVRAVSSGYGRKNVAFATSSKTEIACHARGAHFFFPRAITVIDIGGQDNKIIKLDDAGNRLDFKMNRKCAAGTGSFLEEIARRIGVQVEEMEALAQKSTRRVEIGSFCTVFSATEILALVRRGEQVPDIVRGAFLSVVKRVTEMDPLEGEVIATGGVVAHNPTIVELLSEAIGRPVLTPPEPQLTGAIGAALFARD
- a CDS encoding acetate--CoA ligase family protein, producing the protein MLDGLFRPRSVAIIGASANPLSIGHIVLRNLTEFGFQGPIFPINPKTPQIRSFKCYKSVLDVPDEIDLVNISIAAKLLPSVIEECGKKGVKFAIVHSAGFKEMGPEGIKREQELVAMANSHGIRIFGPNSQGVQNSAPEVSVYANFTFVPMKPGNISILAQSGGVGEMLKLHLHNVGLGHRMYASYGNESDLTMPEILEYYGKDDGTRAIMVQIESFKNPAKFLEVASAITPNKPILAIKAGQTREGSVAVCSHTGSLVDQGVMATAMFRKSGVLEFRDTDEMIKAAIAMSSQEPPPGRRVGLVTNTGGPGVQAVDEAITRGLTLAVWSDEGKAKLRAGLHPEASVGNPVDVVATGGPEHYRLAIETLLAEKETDMVLVFFVTAPFVDLDKIAAEIKNALATSKKPVVAVIETSEKWYSLIKNLRAGGVPVYEFPEDGARALAAMAKYSDIRARKTEAAPELKVDKAKAEGIVKRFAGKDAYLPQAEAFDLLAAYGVPVPKIALIAADGDVAAAAKKVGFPCVLKVDSTEVVHKSDAGGVQLNIKDEAALAAAFKSMRDKFSGAKATFVAMEQKPVGREVIIGVTEAPGLGSLVMFGLGGIFVEVMKDVIFGVSPLSKPEADEMIRGIKGFPMLEGVRGERGVDLKALEDLLCRVSRLAADFPSIVEMDLNPIFTYPAGTSPAAVDVRMKVR
- a CDS encoding four helix bundle suffix domain-containing protein; its protein translation is MFSATLHSYRKSALIYDYTYRFCRRFLARSDRTIDQMVQAARSGKQNLVEGSKAAATSREMEIKLTNVARASLEELLEDFRDFLAVRDLREWSKDEPEARRIRHLGAQDPLPAESFREIVETGPAEVVANTAICLIHQANFLIDRQVQKLLREFVEDGGLRERMTRARLEARRRKWEWEEGES